In Cryptomeria japonica chromosome 10, Sugi_1.0, whole genome shotgun sequence, a genomic segment contains:
- the LOC131063427 gene encoding uncharacterized protein LOC131063427 — MEVGSHVNHAVAKKLWNMVKAAFMMLRKEIVLKRKMVLEMQMMMKRGKMLGKSLGSLIFHHSHGKSRHCSTGFGVREYEFSCSNTPISFHIGKKRHNFFPSIPCIQPHADEGDCYSNAIVVSQSEFFSKNIMDFSDLPCVDESTRPLSPFCGGNNLSCCEEERVDREAEEFISRFYQQMRLQRQGSFLQYDEMLARGAQ, encoded by the coding sequence ATGGAGGTGGGTTCTCATGTAAATCATGCTGTGGCGAAGAAGTTATGGAATATGGTGAAGGCGGCATTTATGATGCTTAGGAAAGAAATTGTTCTGAAGAGGAAAATGGTGTTGGAGATGCAGATGATGATGAAAAGGGGGAAAATGCTTGGAAAATCTCTGGGGAGCTTGATATTTCACCATTCTCATGGGAAGAGCCGCCATTGCAGCACTGGTTTTGGGGTTCGGGAATATGAGTTTTCCTGCAGTAATACTCCCATTTCCTTTCACATTGGGAAGAAAAGGCATAATTTTTTCCCTTCTATTCCTTGCATTCAACCCCATGCTGATGAAGGGGACTGTTATTCAAACGCCATTGTTGTTTCTCAGTCTGAATTTTTCTCCAAGAACATCATGGATTTCTCAGATCTGCCTTGCGTGGACGAATCCACACGGCCTCTTTCGCCCTTTTGTGGGGGAAATAATTTGAGCTGCTGTGAAGAAGAGCGTGTTGACAGAGAAGCAGAGGAATTCATTTCAAGATTTTACCAGCAGATGAGATTGCAGCGACAAGGTTCGTTTTTGCAATACGATGAAATGCTTGCCAGAGGCGCGCAATAA